The sequence TAAAAGCGGAATGGCATTAACTGAAAAAGGCTTAGAAGTTTATCAAGGATTAGAGTCAGTAATGAATCAATTACTTGGTATGCATCAAGTCGAAAAAGAAATCAGCCAATATTTTGGAATCAAGCGTTGTATCGTTGTAGCAGGCAATAGTGACAATCAGGAGAAAGTACTTTATGAGTTTGGCGATATTTTGACCGATTCATTGGATTTACTCTTACCTGAGGGTGATAATATTGTTGCCGTTATGGGCGGCACGACAATGGCTTTGACCGCAGAACATATGGGGACACTAGAAACGGAAAAACGACATAATTTGTTTGTTCCAGCTAGAGGCGGAATCGGTGAAGCAATGACGGTTCAAGCTAATTCAGTAAGTGCTGTAATGGCAAGTAAAACTGGCGGTCACCATAGAGCATTATATGTACCAGAGCAATTAAGCTTAGAAACATATAACTCGCTGCTACAAGAACCATCGATTCAAGAAGTATTGACACTGATCGAACAAAGCAATTGTGTTGTTCATAGTATTGGACGCGCGTTGCATATGGCCGCTCGCCGTAAAATGTCGGATGATGAGATGGTCATGTTAAAGCAAAATAATGCTGTAGCAGAATCTTTCGGTTATTTCTTTGATGAAGAGGGCGAAGTCGTATACAAAATCCCTCGAATCGGACTTCAGTTAAAAGACGTACAAAAAATTTCGAATGTCGTTGCAATTGCAGGTGGGAAATCTAAAGCCAAAGCAATCCGCGCTTACATGAAAAATGCACCAAAACAAACGTGGCTCATCACAGATGAAGCTGCTGCAAATGAGATTTTAAAAGGGGTAACCCTTTAAAATAAAAAAATTTTTGATTTTCATAAGGAGGAAATCTTTAATGACAGTTAAAGTAGGTATTAATGGATTTGGACGTATCGGACGCTTAGCATTCCGTCGTATCCAAGATGTAGCAGGAATCGAAGTAGTAGCAATCAACGATTTAACAGATGCTAAAATGTTGGCTCACTTGTTAAAATATGACACAACTCAAGGACGTTTCAACGGAACTGTTGAAGTTCATGATGGATCTTTCAACGTTAACGGTAAAGAAGTTAAAGTTCTTGCTAACCGCAACCCAGAAGAATTACCATGGGGCGAATTAGGCGTAGATATCGTTCTTGAATGTACTGGATTCTTTACTTCAAAAGAAAAAGCTGAATTACACTTAAAAGCTGGTGCTAAACGTGTTGTTATCTCTGCTCCAGGCGGAAATGACGTACCAACAATCGTTTACAACACTAACCACGATATCTTAACAGGTAAAGAAACAGTTATCTCAGGTGCTTCATGTACGACTAACTGTTTAGCTCCTATGGCTAAAGCTTTACAAGATAACTTTGGTGTTGTTGAAGGTCTTATGACTACAATCCACGCTTACACAGGTGACCAAATGACTCTTGATGGACCACACCCTGGTGGAGACTTCCGTCGTGCACGTGCTGCAGCAGAAAACATCGTACCTAACACTACTGGTGCTGCTAAAGCAATCGGTCTAGTTATCCCTGAATTAAATGGTAAATTAGACGGAGCTGCTCAACGTGTTCCTGTAGCAACTGGTTCATTAACTGAATTAGTAACAGTTCTTGACAAAAACGTAACAGTTGAAGAAGTAAACGAAGTGATGGCTAAAGCAGCTAACGAATCTTACGGATACAACGAAGATCAAATCGTATCTTCTGATATCGTAGGTATGACTTTCGGTTCATTATTCGATGCTACTCAAACTAAAGTAATGACTGTTGGCGACAAACAATTAGTGAAAACTGTTGCTTGGTACGACAACGAAATG is a genomic window of Enterococcus haemoperoxidus ATCC BAA-382 containing:
- the gap gene encoding type I glyceraldehyde-3-phosphate dehydrogenase, which translates into the protein MTVKVGINGFGRIGRLAFRRIQDVAGIEVVAINDLTDAKMLAHLLKYDTTQGRFNGTVEVHDGSFNVNGKEVKVLANRNPEELPWGELGVDIVLECTGFFTSKEKAELHLKAGAKRVVISAPGGNDVPTIVYNTNHDILTGKETVISGASCTTNCLAPMAKALQDNFGVVEGLMTTIHAYTGDQMTLDGPHPGGDFRRARAAAENIVPNTTGAAKAIGLVIPELNGKLDGAAQRVPVATGSLTELVTVLDKNVTVEEVNEVMAKAANESYGYNEDQIVSSDIVGMTFGSLFDATQTKVMTVGDKQLVKTVAWYDNEMSYTAQLVRTLEYFANL
- a CDS encoding sugar-binding transcriptional regulator yields the protein MLDELKMIEAVAPDLLDVMQERFHILRNIYWMQPIGRRSLSDSMGITERVLRTETDFLKNLQLIETSKSGMALTEKGLEVYQGLESVMNQLLGMHQVEKEISQYFGIKRCIVVAGNSDNQEKVLYEFGDILTDSLDLLLPEGDNIVAVMGGTTMALTAEHMGTLETEKRHNLFVPARGGIGEAMTVQANSVSAVMASKTGGHHRALYVPEQLSLETYNSLLQEPSIQEVLTLIEQSNCVVHSIGRALHMAARRKMSDDEMVMLKQNNAVAESFGYFFDEEGEVVYKIPRIGLQLKDVQKISNVVAIAGGKSKAKAIRAYMKNAPKQTWLITDEAAANEILKGVTL